A portion of the Micromonospora tarapacensis genome contains these proteins:
- a CDS encoding response regulator: MSTDKEPNVNAPVRVLIVDDDPLVRAGLTMVIGGSPDITVVGEAGDGSEVAAAVDAYAPDVVLMDIRMPTLDGLAATEQLRARPNPPEVIILTTFDADEHVLRALRAGASGFLLKHTPPAEILRAIARVAAGEPTLSPTVTRRLIAHLSDTGAAARQQHATTALHQLSEREREVAIAVGHGKSNAEIANELFMSVATVKAHISRILTKLDLNNRTQVALLAHDAGLTG; the protein is encoded by the coding sequence GTGAGCACGGACAAGGAGCCCAACGTGAACGCACCGGTGCGGGTCCTCATCGTCGACGACGACCCGCTCGTGCGGGCCGGCCTCACCATGGTCATCGGCGGCTCGCCGGACATCACCGTGGTGGGCGAGGCCGGCGACGGAAGCGAAGTGGCCGCCGCCGTCGACGCATACGCCCCGGACGTGGTCCTGATGGACATCCGCATGCCCACCCTCGACGGCCTCGCCGCCACCGAACAGCTGCGCGCCCGACCCAACCCACCCGAGGTCATCATCCTGACCACCTTCGACGCCGACGAGCACGTCCTCCGCGCGCTACGCGCCGGGGCCAGCGGCTTCCTGCTCAAACACACCCCACCCGCCGAGATCCTGCGCGCCATCGCGCGGGTCGCAGCCGGCGAACCCACCCTGTCGCCGACCGTCACCCGACGGCTCATCGCCCACCTCAGCGACACCGGCGCCGCCGCCCGGCAACAGCATGCCACCACCGCGCTGCATCAGCTCAGCGAACGCGAACGCGAGGTCGCCATCGCCGTCGGGCACGGCAAGTCCAACGCCGAGATCGCCAACGAACTGTTCATGAGCGTGGCCACCGTGAAAGCCCACATCTCCCGCATACTCACCAAACTCGATCTCAACAACCGTACCCAGGTCGCCCTACTCGCCCACGACGCCGGCCTCACCGGCTGA
- a CDS encoding sensor histidine kinase has product MTAPADPQDRSPLPAGVISDAGNDPVRPAGPTARDRLADALCFLLAVGVTVLTLVDSRAQHIAPAPLAVDLILGALCCLGVWLRRRWPVGFAVVAGLVSVYSTSAAGAALIALFTAAVYRRFAVVARIVAGYALVPFLTLLVRPDVPVGPWSQIMLGVVFALAVLAWGMFVRARRQSLRERAGRVEAEQELRVAEARQGERNRIAREMHDVLAHRLSLLSLHAGALELRPDAAPEEVARAAGVVRDSAYQALEDLREVIGVLRTGVDRSDETPERPQPTLADLPDLVDQSRRAGMRVRLDWQTDALSAVPAGVGRSAYRIVQEGLTNARKHAPDAEVAVTVRATPGDGVTVEIRNPYPAETSPAGIPGAGIGLIGLTERAALAGGRLEHGPTPAGDFRLGAWLPWPTL; this is encoded by the coding sequence ATGACGGCGCCGGCGGACCCGCAGGATCGGAGCCCGCTACCGGCGGGCGTGATCAGCGATGCTGGCAACGACCCGGTGCGCCCGGCCGGGCCTACGGCGCGCGATCGGCTGGCCGACGCCCTTTGTTTCCTGCTGGCCGTCGGCGTCACGGTGCTGACCCTGGTCGACAGCCGCGCGCAACACATCGCACCGGCGCCGCTCGCCGTGGACCTCATCCTCGGCGCGCTGTGCTGTCTCGGGGTATGGCTGCGCCGGCGCTGGCCGGTCGGCTTCGCCGTGGTCGCGGGTCTGGTCAGCGTCTACTCGACGTCGGCGGCGGGCGCGGCGCTCATCGCGCTGTTTACCGCCGCGGTCTACCGGCGCTTCGCAGTGGTCGCCCGGATCGTGGCCGGGTACGCGCTCGTACCGTTCCTGACGCTGCTGGTCCGTCCGGACGTCCCGGTCGGACCCTGGTCGCAGATCATGCTGGGCGTCGTCTTCGCGCTCGCGGTGCTCGCCTGGGGCATGTTCGTGCGGGCCCGGCGCCAGTCGCTGCGGGAGCGGGCCGGGCGGGTCGAGGCCGAACAGGAACTGCGCGTCGCCGAAGCCCGCCAGGGCGAACGCAACCGGATCGCCCGGGAGATGCACGACGTGCTTGCCCACCGCCTGTCCCTGCTGAGCCTGCACGCCGGGGCACTGGAGCTACGCCCCGACGCCGCGCCGGAGGAGGTTGCCCGCGCCGCCGGGGTGGTCCGCGACAGCGCCTACCAGGCGCTGGAGGACCTTCGCGAGGTGATCGGCGTCCTCCGCACCGGTGTCGACCGGTCCGACGAGACGCCGGAACGGCCGCAGCCCACCCTGGCCGACCTCCCTGACCTCGTCGACCAATCGCGGCGCGCCGGGATGCGGGTACGGCTCGACTGGCAGACCGACGCGCTTTCCGCCGTACCGGCTGGTGTGGGGCGCAGCGCGTACCGGATCGTGCAGGAAGGGCTGACCAACGCCCGCAAGCACGCCCCAGACGCCGAGGTGGCCGTCACCGTCCGGGCAACCCCGGGCGACGGCGTAACCGTCGAGATCCGCAACCCGTACCCGGCCGAGACCAGCCCTGCCGGCATCCCCGGCGCCGGCATCGGCCTCATCGGGCTCACCGAACGGGCCGCCCTCGCCGGCGGACGCCTCGAACACGGCCCCACCCCCGCCGGTGACTTCCGGCTGGGGGCCTGGCTACCGTGGCCTACCCTCTGA